In Gorilla gorilla gorilla isolate KB3781 chromosome 12, NHGRI_mGorGor1-v2.1_pri, whole genome shotgun sequence, the following are encoded in one genomic region:
- the LOC134756765 gene encoding 14-3-3 protein theta-like, which translates to MEKAELAQQAKQYDNMATYTKAMTKWGTQLSSKERNLLSVAYKYGVRDYRSTWKDILSTEQETDTSDMKLLLIKYHREKVESELRSTCPMVLEFLDTPWSWNFWISIIFNSQCN; encoded by the coding sequence atGGAGAAGGCAGAGCTGGCCCAGCAGGCCAAGCAGTATGACAACATGGCCACCTACACGAAGGCCATGACCAAGTGGGGCACCCAGCTGTCCAGCAAGGAGCGCAATCTGCTCTCAGTGGCCTACAAGTATGGGGTCAGGGACTACAGGTCCACCTGGAAGGACATTTTGAGCACTGAGCAGGAAACTGACACCTCCGATATGAAGCTGCTACTGATTAAGTACCATAGGGAGAAAGTGGAGTCTGAGCTGAGATCCACCTGCCCCATGGTCTTGGAATTTTTGGATACACCATGGTCTTGGAATTTTTGGATAAGTATTATATTCAATAGCCAATGCAACTAA